The following coding sequences are from one Epinephelus fuscoguttatus linkage group LG5, E.fuscoguttatus.final_Chr_v1 window:
- the LOC125889555 gene encoding calpain small subunit 1-like, whose product MSFLSGLVGGIIKAVIDNIDADTFQSSDPPPCRPVQFAESHESEEEKQFRRVFKQLAGEDMEVSPKELMDILNRIISKHGGLKTDGFSIESCRSMVAVMDSDSTGKLGFHEFKFMWNNIKKWQGIYLQYDRDGSGTICSQELPGAFKAAGFPLNDQLLKLISRRYSDEHGDMDFDNFVGCLVRLDAMCRAFKTLDKDHSGHIDLDIKEWLQLTMYS is encoded by the exons ATGTCGTTTTTATCAGGCTTAGTCGGCGGCATCATCAAAGCTGTCATAGA TAACATCGATGCCGATACTTTTCAGAGTTCAGACCCT CCTCCTTGCAGACCTGTTCAATTCGCAGAGTCTCATGAGAGCGAAGAGGAGAAACAGTTTCGGAGAGTTTTCAAGCAGCTGGCTGGAGAA gACATGGAGGTCAGCCCCAAGGAGCTGATGGACATCCTCAACAGAATCATCTCCAAAC ATGGAGGCCTGAAGACTGACGGCTTCAGCATCGAGTCCTGCAGGAGCATGGTCGCTGTCATGGAT AGCGACAGCACAGGGAAACTGGGCTTCCACGAGTTCAAATTCATGTGGAACAACATCAAGAAGTGGCAG GGCATCTATTTGCAGTATGACAGAGATGGCTCAGGTACAATCTGCTCCCAAGAACTGCCGGGTGCCTTCAAGGCTGCAG GTTTCCCTCTGAATGACCAACTCTTAAAGCTGATTAGCCGTCGCTATAGCGATGAGCACGGAGACATGGACTTTGACAATTTCGTTGGCTGCCTGGTGCGACTGGACGCCATGTGCa gAGCCTTCAAGACCCTGGATAAGGACCACAGTGGCCACATCGACCTGGACATCAAGGAG